The following proteins come from a genomic window of Trifolium pratense cultivar HEN17-A07 linkage group LG4, ARS_RC_1.1, whole genome shotgun sequence:
- the LOC123921108 gene encoding histone deacetylase 15 isoform X8, with protein MNSVKSREAEISVHNQAYEVGESSVSDASDEVAEAKKRARLQKELTFQDLYENQELFDEDDDEDGDWDPSQLQKCLEVIKWLCKNCTVDNINDDVCCRICGEHKDSKILSLGHFASPFAPDEDLNEIRPTIKGLRDIDPLESAANSSTAIGFDERMLLHAEVEMKPHPHPERPDRLRAIAASLARAGIFPGRCCSIPAREITQEELMMVHSSEHIESVEVTSKLMSSYFTSDTYANEHSACAARLAAGLCADLASAIVSGRAKNGFALVRPPGHHAGVKDVMGFCLHNNAAVAALAAQAAGAKKVLILDWDVHHGNGTQEIFEQNNSVLYISLHRHEGGAFYPGTGGAHEVGYMGAEGFCVNIPWSRGGVGDNDYIFAFQHVVLPIASEFAPDFTIISAGFDAARGDPLGGCDITPSGYAQMTHMLNALSGGKMLVILEGGYNLRSISSSATAVIKVLLGDSHVCELENSFPSKSGLQTVFEVLDIQNNFWPSLKPIFMNVMSLWKMYCLGKKSKPTKKRRRVIPPMWWRWGRRSFLFHMLNGHLRVKSK; from the exons ATGAATTCTGTAAAGAGTAGGGAAGCTGAGATAAGTGTTCACAATCAAGCTTATGAAGTTGGTGAGAGCTCGGTTTCAGATGCTAGTGATGAAGTTGCTGAGGCCAAG AAAAGGGCCAGGTTGCAGAAGGAACTAACTTTTCAGGACTTGTATGAAAACCAAGAGCTGTTTGATGAGGATGATGACGAGGACGGTGATTGGGATCCGTCTCAGTTGCAGAAGTGTCTCGAAGTCATCAAGTGGTTGTGTAAAAATTGTACTGTGGATAACATAAACGATGATGTTTGTTGCAGA ATATGTGGGGAGCATAAAGATTCTAAAATCCTGAGCCTTGGGCATTTTGCATCTCCCTTTGCACCAGATGAAGATCTCAATGAGATCCGGCCAACCATAAAAGGACTGAGAG ATATTGACCCACTGGAATCTGCAGCAAACAGTTCTACGGCAATTGGCTTTGATGAAAGAATGTTGTTGCATGCAGAA GTTGAAATGAAACCGCATCCGCACCCTGAAAGGCCAGATCGACTTCGAGCAATTGCTGCCAGTCTTGCCAGAGCTG GTATATTTCCAGGAAGATGCTGTTCAATTCCTGCTAGAGAAATCACTCAAGAAGAACTTATGATG GTTCATTCTTCGGAGCATATTGAATCTGTGGAAGTTACAAGCAAGTTAATGTCTAG TTACTTCACTTCTGACACATACGCCAATGAGCATTCAGCATGTGCTGCTAGGTTGGCAGCTGGGTTATGTGCTGATCTGGCATCGGCAATTGTTTCTGGACGTGCCAAAAATGGATTTGCTTTG GTTAGACCTCCTGGTCATCATGCCGGTGTAAAAGATGTGATGGGGTTTTGCCTTCACAATAATGCTGCAGTGGCAGCATTGGCGGCTCAGGCTGCAGGGGCTAAGAAGGTGCTCATTTTAGATTGG GATGTTCATCATGGAAATGGCACACAGGAAATATTTGAGCAAAACAATTCA GTCTTGTATATATCATTGCATAGGCATGAGGGTGGAGCGTTTTATCCTGGTACTGGAGGTGCTCATGAG GTTGGTTATATGGGTGCAGAAGGTTTCTGTGTGAATATTCCGTGGAGTCGAGGTGGTGTTGGTGATAATGATTACATTTTTGCATTTCAGCATGTTGTACTTCCTATAG CTTCCGAATTTGCTCCAGATTTTACCATAATATCAGCAGGATTTGATGCTGCTAGAGGTGATCCCCTAGGAGGCTGTGAT ATTACTCCTTCTGGCTATGCACAGATGACACACATGTTGAATGCCCTTTCTGGTGGAAAAATGCTTGTTATTCTTGAGGGGGG CTATAATCTTCGTTCTATATCATCTTCTGCAACTGCAGTAATCAAG GTATTACTGGGTGATAGTCATGTATGTGAACTGGAAAACAGTTTCCCTTCCAAATCTGGCCTGCAAACTGTTTTCGAAGTCCTCGACATTCAGAATAATTTTTGGCCTTCCTTGAAACCTATCTTTATGAATGTGATGTCACTTTGGAAAATGTACTGTCTTGGGAAAAAAA gCAAACCCACCAAAAAGAGACGCCGAGTTATACCACCGATGTGGTGGAGATGGGGTCGTAGAAGTTTCTTATTCCATATGCTGAACGGCCATCTTCGTGTAAAATCAAAATGA
- the LOC123921108 gene encoding histone deacetylase 15 isoform X7: MNSVKSREAEISVHNQAYEVGESSVSDASDEVAEAKLQKRARLQKELTFQDLYENQELFDEDDDEDGDWDPSQLQKCLEVIKWLCKNCTVDNINDDVCCRICGEHKDSKILSLGHFASPFAPDEDLNEIRPTIKGLRDIDPLESAANSSTAIGFDERMLLHAEVEMKPHPHPERPDRLRAIAASLARAGIFPGRCCSIPAREITQEELMMVHSSEHIESVEVTSKLMSSYFTSDTYANEHSACAARLAAGLCADLASAIVSGRAKNGFALVRPPGHHAGVKDVMGFCLHNNAAVAALAAQAAGAKKVLILDWDVHHGNGTQEIFEQNNSVLYISLHRHEGGAFYPGTGGAHEVGYMGAEGFCVNIPWSRGGVGDNDYIFAFQHVVLPIASEFAPDFTIISAGFDAARGDPLGGCDITPSGYAQMTHMLNALSGGKMLVILEGGYNLRSISSSATAVIKVLLGDSHVCELENSFPSKSGLQTVFEVLDIQNNFWPSLKPIFMNVMSLWKMYCLGKKSKPTKKRRRVIPPMWWRWGRRSFLFHMLNGHLRVKSK; this comes from the exons ATGAATTCTGTAAAGAGTAGGGAAGCTGAGATAAGTGTTCACAATCAAGCTTATGAAGTTGGTGAGAGCTCGGTTTCAGATGCTAGTGATGAAGTTGCTGAGGCCAAG CTGCAGAAAAGGGCCAGGTTGCAGAAGGAACTAACTTTTCAGGACTTGTATGAAAACCAAGAGCTGTTTGATGAGGATGATGACGAGGACGGTGATTGGGATCCGTCTCAGTTGCAGAAGTGTCTCGAAGTCATCAAGTGGTTGTGTAAAAATTGTACTGTGGATAACATAAACGATGATGTTTGTTGCAGA ATATGTGGGGAGCATAAAGATTCTAAAATCCTGAGCCTTGGGCATTTTGCATCTCCCTTTGCACCAGATGAAGATCTCAATGAGATCCGGCCAACCATAAAAGGACTGAGAG ATATTGACCCACTGGAATCTGCAGCAAACAGTTCTACGGCAATTGGCTTTGATGAAAGAATGTTGTTGCATGCAGAA GTTGAAATGAAACCGCATCCGCACCCTGAAAGGCCAGATCGACTTCGAGCAATTGCTGCCAGTCTTGCCAGAGCTG GTATATTTCCAGGAAGATGCTGTTCAATTCCTGCTAGAGAAATCACTCAAGAAGAACTTATGATG GTTCATTCTTCGGAGCATATTGAATCTGTGGAAGTTACAAGCAAGTTAATGTCTAG TTACTTCACTTCTGACACATACGCCAATGAGCATTCAGCATGTGCTGCTAGGTTGGCAGCTGGGTTATGTGCTGATCTGGCATCGGCAATTGTTTCTGGACGTGCCAAAAATGGATTTGCTTTG GTTAGACCTCCTGGTCATCATGCCGGTGTAAAAGATGTGATGGGGTTTTGCCTTCACAATAATGCTGCAGTGGCAGCATTGGCGGCTCAGGCTGCAGGGGCTAAGAAGGTGCTCATTTTAGATTGG GATGTTCATCATGGAAATGGCACACAGGAAATATTTGAGCAAAACAATTCA GTCTTGTATATATCATTGCATAGGCATGAGGGTGGAGCGTTTTATCCTGGTACTGGAGGTGCTCATGAG GTTGGTTATATGGGTGCAGAAGGTTTCTGTGTGAATATTCCGTGGAGTCGAGGTGGTGTTGGTGATAATGATTACATTTTTGCATTTCAGCATGTTGTACTTCCTATAG CTTCCGAATTTGCTCCAGATTTTACCATAATATCAGCAGGATTTGATGCTGCTAGAGGTGATCCCCTAGGAGGCTGTGAT ATTACTCCTTCTGGCTATGCACAGATGACACACATGTTGAATGCCCTTTCTGGTGGAAAAATGCTTGTTATTCTTGAGGGGGG CTATAATCTTCGTTCTATATCATCTTCTGCAACTGCAGTAATCAAG GTATTACTGGGTGATAGTCATGTATGTGAACTGGAAAACAGTTTCCCTTCCAAATCTGGCCTGCAAACTGTTTTCGAAGTCCTCGACATTCAGAATAATTTTTGGCCTTCCTTGAAACCTATCTTTATGAATGTGATGTCACTTTGGAAAATGTACTGTCTTGGGAAAAAAA gCAAACCCACCAAAAAGAGACGCCGAGTTATACCACCGATGTGGTGGAGATGGGGTCGTAGAAGTTTCTTATTCCATATGCTGAACGGCCATCTTCGTGTAAAATCAAAATGA